The following proteins come from a genomic window of Corynebacterium sp. P4-C1:
- a CDS encoding proline--tRNA ligase, whose product MITRLSTLFLRTLREDPADAEVPSHKLLVRAGYIRRATPGVYSWLPLGLRALRNIEEIVREEMNAIGAQELLFPALLPREPYEATNRWTEYGDDLFRLKDRKGADMLLGPTHEEMFTAAVKDLYSSYKDFPVTLYQIQTKYRDEARPRAGVLRGREFVMKDSYSFDMSDEGLDESYAKHRGAYRAIFDRVGLKYEICQATSGAMGGSASEEFLAYSDNGEDTFVVSTAGDFAANVEAVVTVPPAERPVEGLPEAQVHDTPASETIEALVEWANNEGVLIDGRAVEAADTLKCMVVKINDPRQVGEDGEPVGPQLAGVLIPGDRELDEKRLEASLEPATFELATEEDFAAHDFLVKGYVGPRALQANGVKIYADPRVVTGSSWITGADEKQKHVVGLVAGRDFEVDEFIEAAEIREGDPSPSGNGTVKLARGIELGHIFQLGRKYTEAFDVQILDENGKRAVPTMGSYGIGITRMLAVIAEQTHDDKGLVWPKEIAPYQVHLAVANKDAAAMEAGEKLVGELEAAGIDVLFDDRPKVSPGVKFKDAELLGMPFIVILGRAFADGIIELRIRGGETLEVPADQIVEKVQELVRG is encoded by the coding sequence ATGATCACACGGTTGTCCACGCTGTTCCTGCGCACACTGCGCGAAGATCCCGCCGATGCCGAGGTGCCCAGTCACAAGCTGCTTGTTCGCGCCGGCTACATCCGGCGTGCGACGCCGGGCGTGTACTCGTGGCTGCCGCTGGGTCTGCGTGCTCTGCGCAATATCGAGGAGATCGTGCGCGAGGAGATGAACGCGATCGGCGCGCAGGAGCTGTTGTTCCCGGCGCTGCTGCCGCGCGAGCCGTACGAGGCGACGAACCGTTGGACAGAGTACGGCGACGACCTGTTCCGCTTGAAGGACCGCAAGGGCGCCGACATGCTGCTGGGCCCGACGCACGAGGAGATGTTCACTGCGGCGGTCAAGGACCTGTACTCGTCGTATAAGGACTTCCCGGTGACGCTGTACCAGATCCAGACGAAGTACCGCGACGAGGCGCGTCCGCGTGCGGGCGTGCTGCGCGGGCGTGAGTTCGTGATGAAGGACAGCTACTCGTTCGACATGTCGGATGAGGGCCTGGATGAGTCGTACGCAAAGCACCGCGGCGCCTACCGCGCGATCTTCGACCGGGTGGGTTTGAAGTACGAGATCTGCCAGGCGACGTCGGGCGCGATGGGAGGTTCCGCCTCCGAGGAGTTCTTGGCGTACAGCGACAACGGCGAGGACACATTCGTGGTGTCCACCGCGGGTGATTTCGCCGCCAATGTCGAGGCTGTGGTCACGGTCCCGCCCGCCGAGCGCCCGGTTGAGGGCCTTCCGGAGGCGCAGGTGCACGACACGCCGGCCTCGGAGACCATTGAGGCGCTCGTCGAGTGGGCGAACAACGAGGGCGTGCTTATCGACGGTCGCGCGGTCGAAGCCGCCGACACCCTCAAGTGCATGGTGGTCAAGATCAACGATCCCCGTCAGGTGGGCGAGGACGGCGAGCCTGTGGGGCCGCAGCTGGCCGGTGTGCTTATTCCGGGTGACCGCGAGCTGGACGAGAAGCGCCTCGAGGCCTCGCTGGAACCGGCCACGTTCGAGCTGGCTACCGAGGAAGATTTCGCCGCGCACGACTTCCTGGTCAAAGGTTATGTTGGCCCGCGTGCGCTGCAGGCCAACGGGGTGAAGATCTACGCGGATCCGCGTGTGGTCACCGGTTCGTCGTGGATCACCGGCGCGGACGAGAAGCAGAAGCACGTTGTCGGCCTGGTCGCCGGCCGCGATTTCGAGGTCGATGAGTTCATCGAGGCCGCTGAGATCCGCGAGGGCGACCCGTCGCCAAGCGGTAACGGCACAGTGAAACTGGCTCGAGGCATTGAGCTGGGCCACATCTTCCAGCTCGGCCGGAAGTACACCGAGGCTTTCGACGTGCAGATTCTCGACGAGAACGGAAAGCGCGCCGTGCCCACGATGGGCTCCTACGGTATCGGCATCACACGCATGCTCGCCGTCATCGCGGAGCAGACCCACGACGACAAGGGTCTTGTGTGGCCGAAGGAGATCGCGCCGTACCAGGTGCACCTCGCCGTGGCGAACAAGGATGCGGCCGCGATGGAGGCGGGCGAGAAACTGGTCGGTGAGCTCGAGGCGGCGGGGATCGACGTGCTTTTCGACGACCGCCCGAAGGTCTCTCCCGGCGTCAAGTTCAAGGATGCGGAGCTGCTGGGCATGCCCTTCATCGTGATCCTGGGCCGCGCTTTCGCCGACGGGATCATCGAGCTGCGCATCCGCGGCGGCGAGACCCTCGAGGTGCCTGCTGACCAGATCGTGGAGAAGGTCCAAGAACTCGTCCGCGGCTAA
- a CDS encoding DUF4439 domain-containing protein: MKSSRKFLAVILTTALAAPLAACSPLDVFGPRANSEIIALAKQASADAEASSPNSGGGDSNAKWNELRIFHAKQLQDEAQRLCGTDDNGETPSTCQVEYDGTHLPVGADAAALVEQTVESTGKVPDESVDLVVAQAIDAAAAADLPLDIASPIDDEAALEAAKQLASAEYAVDYGLDIATAYADDQLQGRIDTLRTLHDARLSALHDAFPAGSLPVREAGYEVHGGAPTNPAEAAAFVDKLESDLVERWRNAAADATSTDWRGAAIILAGHAQRAADAGTA; the protein is encoded by the coding sequence GTGAAGTCCTCCCGCAAGTTCCTCGCCGTCATTCTCACCACAGCACTCGCCGCTCCCCTGGCCGCGTGCTCGCCCCTCGACGTCTTCGGGCCGCGTGCGAACAGCGAGATCATCGCTCTAGCCAAGCAGGCTTCCGCCGATGCCGAAGCCAGCAGCCCGAACAGCGGTGGCGGCGACTCCAACGCGAAGTGGAATGAGCTTCGCATCTTCCATGCCAAACAGCTTCAGGACGAGGCCCAGCGCTTGTGCGGAACGGACGACAACGGCGAGACTCCGTCCACCTGCCAGGTGGAATACGACGGAACTCACTTGCCCGTCGGGGCTGACGCGGCCGCTTTGGTGGAACAGACCGTCGAATCTACGGGCAAGGTCCCCGACGAGTCCGTCGACCTCGTCGTCGCCCAGGCCATCGACGCGGCCGCAGCGGCGGATCTCCCCCTCGACATCGCCAGCCCCATCGACGACGAGGCCGCCTTGGAGGCCGCGAAACAGCTGGCCAGCGCCGAATATGCCGTGGACTACGGCCTCGACATCGCCACCGCCTACGCCGACGACCAGCTGCAGGGACGAATCGACACGCTGCGCACGCTTCACGACGCCCGCCTGTCCGCCCTCCACGACGCCTTCCCCGCTGGCTCTCTGCCCGTCCGCGAAGCCGGCTACGAGGTCCACGGTGGGGCACCGACGAATCCTGCGGAGGCAGCCGCGTTCGTCGATAAGCTTGAAAGCGACCTCGTGGAACGCTGGCGCAATGCCGCCGCCGATGCCACCAGCACCGACTGGCGCGGTGCGGCCATCATCCTGGCCGGCCACGCGCAGCGAGCCGCGGACGCGGGCACTGCCTAG
- the rimP gene encoding ribosome maturation factor RimP, with amino-acid sequence MAFPESEELAQLIRPVIDAHGLDIETVKTVKAGKKSQVVVAVAGDEAPTLDQLEEVSNELSELFDAAEERGEVNFGAGYTLEVTTPGVDLPLTEARHWRRNRGHLVKAGEKLYRIGALNGAEDTVALIVPAPKKSAEPTVEIMPISSLSGAVVEIEFNTPPAAEVELAEKDYHDVEALAGNDGK; translated from the coding sequence ATGGCATTTCCGGAAAGCGAAGAACTGGCACAGCTGATCCGCCCCGTTATTGACGCACACGGTCTGGACATCGAGACCGTGAAGACGGTCAAGGCGGGCAAGAAATCGCAGGTGGTCGTCGCTGTCGCGGGCGATGAGGCACCGACGCTCGACCAGTTGGAAGAGGTCTCCAACGAGCTCTCCGAGCTTTTCGATGCCGCCGAGGAGCGTGGCGAGGTCAATTTCGGTGCCGGCTACACCCTGGAGGTGACCACCCCGGGCGTGGACCTGCCGCTGACCGAGGCCCGCCACTGGCGCCGCAACCGCGGCCACCTGGTTAAGGCTGGGGAGAAGCTCTACCGCATCGGAGCTTTGAATGGCGCGGAGGACACCGTCGCCCTGATCGTTCCGGCGCCGAAGAAGTCCGCCGAGCCCACCGTGGAGATCATGCCTATTTCGTCGTTGTCGGGTGCAGTGGTAGAAATTGAGTTCAACACCCCGCCAGCCGCGGAAGTGGAATTGGCGGAGAAGGACTACCACGACGTCGAAGCCCTCGCAGGCAACGACGGTAAGTAG
- the nusA gene encoding transcription termination factor NusA: MNIDIAALEGIEKEADIPVDDLLTTIATALLHAYRETREESGPSGRGGTAASAAGAVSDSKARVDIDTETGQVAVLVSELDDEGNIVSEYDDTPVNFSRVGALAVREAIFKRMRSAEATRAYDEYSGLEGKVVSGVVQRDANANARGIVVVQLGTEANPQDGILLPAEQIPGEKLEHGDRVKAYVVGVTTGERNTTVNLSRTHPELVRGLFALEVPEVEDGSVEIVGIAREAGHRSKVAVKGTVKGINAKGACIGPRGARVTNIMDGLNGEKIDIVDYSDDPAVYVGNSLAPSKVIKVEVLDLEAQTARVTVPDYQLSLAIGREGQNARLAARLTGWKIDIHSDTDRAD, encoded by the coding sequence GTGAATATCGATATCGCTGCACTCGAAGGCATCGAGAAGGAAGCTGACATCCCGGTCGACGATCTGTTGACCACGATCGCGACGGCGCTCCTGCACGCCTACCGTGAGACCCGCGAGGAGAGCGGCCCGTCCGGTCGCGGGGGAACTGCTGCTAGCGCTGCCGGCGCGGTGAGCGACTCGAAGGCGCGCGTCGACATCGATACCGAGACCGGCCAGGTCGCGGTGTTGGTCAGCGAGCTCGACGACGAGGGCAACATCGTCTCCGAATACGACGACACCCCGGTGAACTTCTCCCGCGTGGGTGCGCTGGCTGTGCGCGAGGCGATCTTCAAGCGCATGCGCTCTGCCGAGGCGACCCGCGCCTACGACGAGTACTCCGGCCTGGAGGGCAAGGTCGTATCCGGTGTCGTGCAGCGCGACGCGAACGCGAATGCGCGCGGTATCGTCGTCGTGCAGCTCGGCACCGAAGCGAACCCGCAGGACGGCATCCTGTTGCCGGCGGAGCAGATCCCGGGTGAGAAGCTCGAGCACGGCGACCGCGTCAAGGCCTATGTCGTGGGTGTGACCACCGGCGAGCGCAACACCACCGTCAACCTGTCCCGCACGCACCCGGAGCTCGTCCGCGGCCTGTTCGCGCTCGAGGTTCCGGAGGTTGAGGACGGCTCCGTCGAGATCGTCGGAATCGCGCGCGAGGCCGGCCACCGCTCCAAGGTGGCGGTGAAGGGCACCGTGAAGGGCATCAACGCCAAGGGCGCGTGCATCGGCCCGCGCGGCGCGCGCGTCACCAACATCATGGACGGACTCAACGGCGAGAAGATCGACATCGTCGACTACTCCGACGACCCGGCCGTCTACGTGGGCAATTCACTCGCGCCGTCCAAGGTGATCAAGGTCGAGGTCCTCGACCTTGAGGCGCAGACCGCGCGCGTGACCGTGCCGGACTACCAGCTCTCGCTCGCGATCGGCCGCGAAGGCCAGAACGCCCGCCTGGCTGCGCGCCTCACCGGCTGGAAGATCGACATCCACTCGGACACCGACCGCGCTGATTAA
- a CDS encoding YlxR family protein: MSNPTRTRTCIATRETRPDTQLLRVVVDPADPTRIIADPGRRLPGRGAWITPTIEACELAESRRAFGRALRVSANVDTSAVRKYIAEEIPHSK, encoded by the coding sequence ATGAGTAACCCGACACGAACCCGGACGTGCATAGCCACGCGCGAGACGCGGCCGGACACTCAGCTTCTGCGCGTCGTCGTCGACCCCGCAGACCCCACGCGCATCATCGCGGACCCGGGACGGAGACTTCCCGGACGCGGCGCGTGGATCACACCCACCATCGAAGCATGTGAGCTGGCGGAGTCGCGCCGTGCCTTCGGGCGGGCCCTCCGGGTGTCCGCGAATGTGGACACCAGCGCAGTACGCAAGTACATCGCGGAAGAAATTCCGCACAGTAAGTGA
- the infB gene encoding translation initiation factor IF-2 yields the protein MSGKLRVHELAKQLGVTSKELLATLKEEGEFVKTASSTIEPPVVKKMKALYEERGNGAKDEKAAKTGKTAKPAAAKKTAAGTKKPAAPKPGAAKPAAKPAGEASKGGDTKPGAAVKPGPKPAANKPAAPKPGAAVKPGPKPAANKPAAPKPGAAAKPGPKPAGKPAPKPGSEGGAAPMPRPKPKPGGRPRVANNPFSSNSGGPRPQPRPGGRGGAGGPQKRRGDQASRPGGQGQRSGGGSRSGAPSPADMANHPNPAQMPSRAASRKGGGRGRGGPGGPGGRGRGPMGGGFRGRGGRRGGTAGAFGRPGGAPGKGRKSKRQKRHEYEEMHAPNVVGGVRLPDGGGKTVRLRQGATLSDLAEKIGTEASNLVQALFNLGEMVTATQSVSEETLQLLGAEINYEVQIVSPEDEDRELLESFDLQFGEDEGGEEALEQRPPVVSVMGHVDHGKTRLLDSIRNANVGRGEAGGITQGIGAYQTEVTLEDEPRKITFLDTPGHEAFTAMRARGAKSTDLAILVVAADDGVMPQTVEAINHAKAAGLPIVVAVNKVDKPEAQPDKIRGQLTEYELVPEEYGGDTMFIDISAKNGTGIDDLLEAVLLTADAALELTANPDMDAQGLAIESHLDRGRGPVSTVIVQRGTLRVGDSIVVGGNFGRVRRMIDEWGNDVEEAGPSCPVQVQGLNGVPGPGDNLLVVEDDRVARQIAAQRDARQRAAMQARKKKRVSLENLDQALKETSTLNLILKGDNAGSVEALEEALLKIEVDDEVQVNIIDRGVGAVTQTNVSLAAASDAVIIAFNVRSEGKATEEANEEGVEIRYYSVIYQVIDDMEAALKGMLKPIYEERDLGAAEIRQIFKASSVGLIAGCMVTSGKVKRGAKVRLVRDGNVVTPDATIDSLRREKDDVTEVDKGYECGMVLSYPDIQVDDEIQVYEMVEVPRS from the coding sequence GTGTCCGGAAAGCTACGCGTTCACGAACTGGCAAAACAGCTCGGCGTAACAAGTAAGGAATTGCTCGCCACCCTGAAAGAGGAAGGCGAGTTCGTCAAGACCGCATCGTCCACCATCGAACCCCCGGTGGTGAAGAAGATGAAGGCGCTCTACGAAGAGCGCGGCAACGGTGCGAAGGACGAAAAGGCGGCTAAGACCGGAAAGACCGCCAAGCCCGCTGCGGCGAAGAAGACTGCGGCTGGCACCAAGAAACCGGCGGCCCCCAAACCTGGTGCGGCGAAGCCGGCCGCCAAGCCTGCCGGCGAGGCCTCGAAGGGCGGGGACACCAAGCCGGGTGCCGCGGTCAAGCCGGGTCCGAAGCCCGCCGCGAACAAGCCTGCTGCCCCCAAGCCGGGTGCCGCGGTCAAGCCGGGTCCGAAGCCCGCCGCCAACAAGCCCGCTGCCCCCAAGCCGGGTGCCGCAGCCAAGCCGGGCCCCAAGCCCGCTGGTAAGCCGGCGCCGAAGCCGGGTTCCGAGGGCGGCGCCGCACCCATGCCGCGCCCGAAGCCGAAGCCGGGCGGCCGCCCGCGCGTGGCCAACAACCCGTTTTCCTCCAACTCCGGCGGCCCGCGGCCGCAACCGCGTCCGGGTGGACGCGGTGGAGCAGGCGGCCCGCAGAAGCGCCGCGGCGACCAGGCATCCCGTCCGGGCGGCCAGGGTCAGCGTTCCGGCGGCGGTTCCCGTTCGGGAGCACCGAGCCCCGCAGACATGGCGAACCACCCGAACCCGGCGCAGATGCCGTCGCGCGCTGCTAGCCGCAAGGGTGGCGGACGCGGTCGCGGTGGTCCGGGTGGCCCAGGTGGACGCGGACGCGGCCCGATGGGCGGCGGTTTCCGCGGCCGTGGCGGCCGCCGCGGCGGCACGGCCGGCGCATTCGGCCGTCCGGGTGGTGCGCCCGGCAAGGGACGCAAGTCCAAGCGCCAGAAGCGCCACGAGTACGAGGAGATGCACGCACCGAATGTCGTCGGTGGTGTGCGTCTGCCGGACGGTGGCGGTAAGACCGTGCGCCTGCGCCAGGGTGCGACCCTGTCCGACTTGGCTGAGAAGATCGGCACCGAGGCATCGAACCTCGTCCAGGCTCTGTTCAACCTGGGCGAGATGGTGACCGCCACGCAGTCCGTCTCGGAGGAGACGCTGCAGCTGCTGGGTGCCGAGATCAACTACGAAGTGCAGATCGTCTCGCCGGAGGACGAAGACCGCGAGCTGCTCGAATCCTTCGACCTCCAGTTCGGCGAGGACGAAGGCGGCGAGGAAGCCCTCGAGCAGCGCCCGCCGGTGGTGTCCGTCATGGGCCACGTCGACCACGGTAAGACCCGCTTGCTGGACTCGATCCGCAACGCGAACGTGGGCCGCGGCGAGGCTGGCGGCATCACTCAGGGCATCGGTGCGTACCAGACTGAGGTCACCCTCGAGGACGAGCCGCGCAAGATCACGTTCCTGGATACCCCGGGCCACGAGGCGTTCACCGCTATGCGTGCCCGCGGCGCCAAGTCGACCGACCTGGCGATCCTCGTGGTCGCGGCGGACGACGGCGTGATGCCGCAGACCGTCGAGGCGATCAACCACGCCAAGGCGGCGGGGCTGCCGATCGTGGTTGCGGTGAACAAGGTGGATAAGCCGGAGGCGCAGCCGGACAAGATCCGCGGCCAGCTCACCGAGTATGAACTCGTGCCGGAGGAGTACGGCGGCGACACCATGTTCATCGACATCTCGGCGAAGAACGGCACCGGCATTGACGACCTGCTCGAGGCTGTCCTGCTCACCGCGGACGCGGCACTCGAGCTGACGGCGAACCCGGACATGGATGCCCAGGGCCTGGCCATCGAGTCCCACCTGGACCGCGGCCGCGGCCCCGTCTCCACGGTCATCGTGCAGCGCGGCACCCTGCGTGTCGGCGACTCAATCGTCGTCGGCGGCAACTTCGGCCGCGTGCGCCGCATGATCGACGAGTGGGGCAACGACGTCGAGGAGGCGGGTCCGTCCTGCCCGGTTCAGGTTCAGGGCCTCAACGGTGTCCCGGGCCCGGGCGACAACCTGCTCGTGGTCGAGGACGACCGTGTGGCACGCCAGATCGCGGCGCAGCGTGACGCGCGCCAGCGTGCGGCGATGCAGGCGCGCAAGAAGAAGCGCGTCTCCTTGGAGAACCTGGACCAGGCTCTCAAGGAGACCAGCACGCTCAACCTCATCCTCAAGGGCGACAACGCCGGTTCGGTGGAGGCCCTCGAGGAGGCTCTGCTCAAGATCGAGGTGGACGACGAGGTGCAGGTCAACATCATCGACCGCGGTGTCGGTGCTGTGACCCAGACCAACGTGTCGCTGGCCGCCGCTTCCGACGCGGTGATCATCGCCTTCAACGTCCGATCCGAGGGCAAGGCCACCGAGGAAGCCAACGAAGAGGGCGTGGAGATCCGCTACTACTCGGTGATCTACCAGGTCATCGACGACATGGAGGCCGCGCTCAAGGGCATGCTCAAGCCCATCTACGAGGAGCGCGACCTCGGTGCCGCCGAGATCCGACAGATCTTCAAGGCGTCCTCCGTGGGCCTCATCGCGGGTTGCATGGTCACGTCCGGCAAGGTCAAGCGCGGGGCGAAGGTCCGCCTCGTGCGCGACGGCAACGTGGTCACGCCGGATGCGACAATCGATTCGCTCCGCCGCGAGAAGGACGATGTCACCGAGGTGGACAAGGGTTACGAATGCGGCATGGTCCTGTCGTACCCGGACATCCAGGTCGACGACGAGATCCAGGTCTACGAGATGGTCGAGGTACCGCGCAGCTAA
- the rbfA gene encoding 30S ribosome-binding factor RbfA — MADNTRAQRLAKRIQTIVASAIERQIKDRRLELVTVTDVRVTGDLHDATVYYTVRGADIDDEPDLDQAAEALHRARGQLRKIMGDELGVRFTPTLSFELDTVPEASARMEELLARARARDEELAELKKNATPAGDADPYKTRDE; from the coding sequence GTGGCTGATAACACCCGCGCGCAGCGTTTGGCCAAACGGATTCAGACGATTGTGGCGAGCGCTATCGAGCGCCAGATCAAGGACCGCCGGTTGGAACTGGTCACGGTCACCGATGTGCGCGTCACCGGCGACCTGCACGACGCGACCGTGTACTACACGGTTCGCGGCGCCGATATAGACGATGAGCCCGACCTGGACCAGGCGGCGGAGGCCCTCCACCGCGCCCGCGGCCAGCTCCGCAAGATCATGGGTGATGAGCTAGGGGTCCGGTTCACTCCGACGTTGAGCTTCGAACTGGATACGGTGCCGGAAGCGTCGGCACGCATGGAGGAGCTGTTGGCGCGCGCCCGTGCGCGCGACGAGGAGCTCGCGGAGCTGAAGAAGAACGCGACCCCGGCGGGCGACGCGGACCCGTACAAGACGAGGGATGAGTAG
- a CDS encoding bifunctional oligoribonuclease/PAP phosphatase NrnA, translating into MTSPANLFAPGEGEFEAVAQRLKAADVVHVVTHIRPDADAVGSASALAIVLRSLGITVDVLIGQNEPWPENLATIPGVDEIVLGEELPADGLVVTTDCASVDRTGRFRADLEADPSRVIVIDHHASNPGFGGMNLILPSESTTVIIRELMSYLGVGLTPEIAYCLYAGLVTDTGSFRWGTPRMHRLAAELLDSGVEPRSAGMDLMDAVSADDLKLMGEVMAGMQTLTAGSLTMSVLRIDDAHLSGMNQTAVESIIEYSRALTGSDIGVVFKEIHPGYWSVSLRSTVVNVAEVAAVYGGGGHIPAAGYSVAGPVSDAIVELRRTVAEMVSAP; encoded by the coding sequence ATGACGTCCCCGGCCAATCTCTTCGCCCCGGGCGAGGGCGAATTCGAGGCAGTGGCGCAGCGCCTGAAAGCCGCCGATGTCGTTCACGTTGTCACCCATATCCGCCCTGATGCGGACGCGGTGGGTTCGGCTTCGGCGCTGGCGATCGTGTTGCGTTCGCTGGGCATCACGGTGGATGTGCTCATCGGGCAGAACGAGCCGTGGCCGGAAAACCTCGCCACCATCCCGGGGGTCGATGAGATCGTGCTCGGCGAGGAGCTGCCCGCGGACGGCCTGGTGGTGACAACGGACTGCGCTTCGGTGGACCGCACCGGCCGTTTCCGTGCGGACCTGGAGGCGGACCCGTCGCGGGTGATCGTGATCGACCACCACGCGTCGAACCCGGGCTTCGGCGGGATGAACCTGATCCTGCCGTCGGAATCTACGACGGTGATTATTCGCGAGCTGATGAGCTACCTGGGAGTCGGTCTCACGCCTGAAATCGCGTACTGCCTGTACGCTGGCCTGGTCACCGACACCGGCAGCTTCCGCTGGGGCACCCCGCGCATGCACCGCCTGGCGGCGGAACTGCTGGATAGCGGGGTCGAGCCGCGTTCGGCGGGCATGGACTTGATGGATGCGGTCTCCGCCGACGACCTGAAGCTCATGGGCGAAGTCATGGCCGGGATGCAGACGCTGACTGCGGGCTCGCTCACCATGTCGGTCCTGCGCATCGACGACGCCCACCTTTCGGGCATGAACCAGACGGCGGTGGAATCCATCATCGAGTACTCCCGCGCGCTGACGGGGAGCGATATCGGAGTGGTGTTCAAGGAGATCCACCCGGGCTACTGGTCGGTCTCCCTGCGTTCCACTGTGGTGAATGTCGCGGAGGTCGCCGCCGTGTACGGCGGTGGCGGGCATATCCCGGCTGCCGGGTACTCCGTCGCAGGTCCGGTGTCCGACGCCATCGTGGAGTTGCGGCGCACAGTCGCTGAGATGGTGTCTGCGCCGTGA
- a CDS encoding MATE family efflux transporter, with product MTVNFRRVLALALPALGVLAANPLYLLLDTAVIGRLGAGELAALAAGATVQSTVTTQLTFLSYGTTARSSRFYGADKTDRAIAEGVQATWVAVVVGVLLATLVWLFAHPIALFLTNDPATADMAVSWMRVAALAIPLTLIIMAGNGWLRGVQNTKLPFYLTLCGLVPGAVALPFLVARFGLVGSAVANVIGMGLTAAGFLWALIHVHKGSWRPDRKVIAQQLVLGRDLILRSLSFQVAFISAAAVAGRVSVAALAAHQVMLQLWNFLTLVLDSLAIAAQTLTGSALGTGRIDEARAVGEKVTRLSLWFALTLAGIFAVGGPLIRRLFTTDEAVLDAMAWPWWLLIAMIAAGGVLFALDGVLLGASDAAFLRTLTLSSVLLGFLPGIAIAYWAGTGLTGIWCGLAAMIVIRLAGDVWRFSSMRWARVDGAEG from the coding sequence GTGACGGTGAATTTTCGGCGGGTGCTGGCGCTCGCATTGCCCGCGCTCGGCGTGCTGGCGGCGAATCCGCTGTACCTGCTGCTGGACACGGCCGTCATCGGACGGCTCGGCGCGGGTGAACTTGCGGCGCTCGCGGCGGGTGCGACGGTGCAGTCGACGGTGACCACGCAGTTGACGTTCCTGTCGTACGGCACGACAGCGCGCTCCTCCCGGTTCTACGGGGCGGACAAGACAGACCGTGCGATCGCGGAGGGCGTCCAAGCCACGTGGGTGGCTGTCGTCGTCGGTGTGCTGCTGGCAACGCTGGTGTGGTTGTTTGCCCACCCGATCGCGCTCTTCCTGACCAACGACCCGGCCACCGCCGACATGGCGGTGAGCTGGATGCGGGTGGCGGCGCTGGCGATTCCGCTGACGCTGATCATCATGGCCGGCAACGGCTGGTTACGAGGCGTCCAGAACACCAAACTGCCGTTCTATTTGACGCTGTGCGGGCTGGTCCCCGGCGCGGTGGCGCTGCCGTTCCTGGTGGCGCGGTTCGGTCTGGTGGGCTCTGCGGTGGCCAACGTCATCGGTATGGGACTCACCGCTGCGGGGTTCTTGTGGGCGCTGATTCACGTGCACAAGGGGTCGTGGCGCCCGGACCGGAAGGTGATTGCCCAGCAGCTTGTGCTCGGCCGCGACCTGATCTTGCGGTCGTTGTCGTTCCAGGTGGCCTTCATTTCTGCGGCGGCGGTGGCGGGCCGGGTGAGCGTAGCGGCTCTCGCGGCGCACCAGGTGATGCTGCAGCTGTGGAACTTCCTCACCCTCGTGCTCGACTCGCTCGCCATCGCGGCGCAGACGTTGACAGGTTCGGCGTTGGGGACCGGGCGCATCGATGAAGCCCGCGCCGTCGGGGAGAAAGTCACCCGCCTGTCGCTGTGGTTCGCGTTGACCCTGGCGGGCATCTTCGCGGTGGGCGGGCCGCTGATCCGGCGGCTGTTCACCACCGATGAGGCGGTGCTGGACGCGATGGCGTGGCCGTGGTGGCTGCTGATCGCCATGATCGCCGCGGGCGGTGTGCTCTTCGCCCTGGACGGTGTGCTGCTGGGCGCCAGCGACGCGGCGTTCCTGCGCACGTTGACGTTGAGTTCGGTGCTGCTGGGCTTTTTGCCCGGCATCGCCATCGCCTACTGGGCGGGTACGGGACTCACGGGCATCTGGTGCGGCCTGGCCGCGATGATCGTGATCCGCCTGGCCGGTGACGTGTGGCGGTTCTCCTCCATGCGCTGGGCACGGGTGGACGGCGCGGAAGGCTAG